From Pseudopipra pipra isolate bDixPip1 chromosome 13, bDixPip1.hap1, whole genome shotgun sequence, a single genomic window includes:
- the IRS4 gene encoding insulin receptor substrate 4 codes for MASGMNGSCGGGGGGEEEPGARHTGGGAAPQQEPGVLGAVAGEGEPAAGEGGRCPSPQPHHLLLLLRRSPSASLCPAPEAAPAPGRAVPSAARGGQPPPAGRGAGEDVRKCGYLRKQKHGHKRYFVLRAESHLAPARLEYYDSEKKFKSSLRAAGAGGAAALCCPPPKRVIPLYQCFTVSRRADAKHKHIIALYTKDEYFAMLAENEAEQEAWYQAISELMSQSKRGFLEQEDHADQQVDEDDEHYGATLRPGTVFKEVWQVNVKPKGLGQTKNLTGVYRLCLSSKAIHLVKLNSEVPSVHLQLMNIRRCGHSENFFFIEVGRSASIGPGELWMQVDDSVVAQNMHETFLDTMKALKAFAEFRPRSKSQSSGGGSGTNPMSLISTRRHLGNLPPSQTGLQRRSRTESVAGGTPPTTKSNNSYRFRTSSEGEGTMARPFRSVTGSMIHLNTARMNLGRQEGSGRYVRAAFSSSYHTRSASLPVSHFPSTTSPISVSSSSGHGSASDMLTRPSSSSVCGSPSDGGFISSDEYGSSPGDFRYFRVRSNTPDSLGNTPPIREENCLSEYMSMSKQQVDDGSRDDYMEAEKCFRKRTYSLTKPNSVAVQQKTTQTTTLLDEDSAGNHGRLLYSETPKLKDNHELEYSDTNLDSMYNQSRSQARDDGYMPMMPGVASSLSSTSDYLPMTPKSMSVPKQINNSWSPSQVDSRGYMMMFPKAGSSPVRSPLTGFGSKGSNEKIVNNEYMDMSPGNSAPKHPGDSNYIHSTSVSKGFSSYFSLPRSFKALSGQNGDHSEYVPMSSPGKLLYGGPENVKGVSSETLANGISKLPALKGSDEGLVQNRATRPTRLPLGTRGSNTIPRMYDRTVPPEPASPGEYINIDFNEKASNTPYSLSAEGSPSSLGSSSDHRQSPLSDYMSVDLDVQSPKVAKELSNSLTDISIYASSSIPRNQPNPDYARLSFGTACVSTTSNRTDDYTEMTFNMAATPPRPFATESDNSVKMDSPSSIVNRLCIVDRYAGSSSFSVPGSDPPMGPKVIRADPQGRRRHSSETFSSAGTVTTSSSFFTDSSKRHSSASFDNVWLKPDENISDGQESKMSRDTSTGFQNGLNYIALNLRDDPISCEASTTTPACHLQNGTSGLDSGAYVSIDFSRSDGLKCNAARKD; via the coding sequence ATGGCGAGCGGGATGAATGGCTCgtgtggcggcggcggcggcggcgaggaGGAGCCGGGCGCCCGGCACACGGGAGGCGGAGCCGCGCCCCAGCAGGAGCCCGGCGTGCTCGGCGCGGTGGCGGGCGAGGGCGAACCGGCGGCGGGCGAGGGCGGGCGCTGCCCGTCCCCGCAGCCGCaccacctgctgctgctgctgcggcGCTCGCCCAGCGCCTCGCTGTGCCCGGCGCCCGAGgccgcccccgcgccgggccgggccgtgccCTCGGCGGCCCGCGGCGGGCAGCCCCCCCCGGCGGGCCGCGGCGCCGGCGAGGACGTGAGGAAGTGCGGGTACCTGCGCAAGCAGAAGCACGGGCACAAGCGGTACTTCGTGCTGCGGGCCGAGAGCCACCTGGCCCCCGCTCGGCTGGAGTACTACGACAGCGAGAAGAAGTTCAAGAGCAGCCtgcgggcggcgggggccggcggggctgccGCGCTGTGCTGCCCCCCGCCCAAGCGGGTCATCCCGCTGTACCAGTGCTTCACCGTGAGCCGCCGCGCCGACGCCAAGCACAAGCACATCATCGCCCTGTACACCAAGGACGAGTACTTCGCCATGCTGGCGGAGAACGAGGCCGAGCAGGAGGCCTGGTACCAGGCCATCAGCGAGCTCATGAGCCAGAGCAAGAGGGGcttcctggagcaggaggacCATGCCGATCAGCAGGTGGATGAGGATGACGAGCACTATGGGGCCACTCTGAGGCCCGGCACCGTGTTCAAGGAGGTGTGGCAGGTCAACGTGAAGCCCAAAGGGTTGGGACAGACGAAAAACCTCACTGGAGTGTACAGGTTGTGCCTCTCCAGCAAGGCCATCCACCTCGTCAAGCTGAACTCGGAGGTGCCCTCTGTCCACCTGCAGCTGATGAACATTCGCCGCTGTGGACACTCAGAGAACTTCTTCTTTATTGAAGTGGGCAGATCTGCCTCTATTGGGCCTGGAGAACTCTGGATGCAAGTGGATGATTCTGTAGTTGCCCAGAATATGCACGAGACTTTTCTGGATACCATGAAAGCTCTAAAGGCCTTTGCAGAGTTCAGGCCCCGGAGCAAGAGCCAGTCTTCTGGTGGTGGCAGTGGTACCAATCCCATGTCCCTCATCAGCACCAGGAGGCACTTGGGCAACCTGCCCCCCAGCCAGACAGGCTTGCAGAGAAGATCTAGAACTGAGAGTGTTGCTGGAGGGACTCCTCCTACCACCAAAAGCAACAACTCCTATCGCTTCAGAACATCCAGTGAAGGAGAAGGAACCATGGCTAGACCTTTTAGGTCAGTGACTGGGAGTATGATCCACCTGAATACTGCAAGGATGAATTTGGGCCGTCAGGAAGGGAGTGGAAGGTACGTGAGAGCTGCTTTCAGCTCATCTTACCACACCAGGTCTGCTTCACTGCCCGTTTCTCATTTTCCCTCCACTACAAGTCCCATCAGTGTTTCTTCCAGTAGTGGCCATGGCTCTGCTTCGGACATGCTGACCAGGCCTTCTAGCTCATCTGTTTGTGGTTCCCCGAGTGATGGAGGATTTATCTCCTCTGATGAATatggctccagccctggagatTTCAGGTACTTTCGGGTCAGGAGTAATACACCGGATTCCCTGGGAAACACACCACCTATCAGAGAGGAGAACTGTCTGAGTGAATACATGTCCATGAGTAAGCAACAAGTAGATGATGGCTCACGAGATGATTATATGGAGGCTGAAAAGTGTTTCAGGAAAAGAACTTACTCGCTAACAAAACCAAATTCTGTAGCAGTGCAACAGAAGACAACACAAACTACAACTTTGTTAGATGAAGATTCTGCAGGAAATCATGGGCGATTACTTTACTCTGAAACACCAAAATTGAAAGATAACCATGAATTGGAGTACAGTGATACTAACCTTGATTCCATGTATAACCAAAGCAGGAGTCAAGCCAGGGATGATGGATACATGCCAATGATGCCAGGAGTTGCATCTTCTCTATCCAGCACCAGCGATTATTTGCCAATGACTCCTAAAAGCATGTCTGTTCCAAAACAGATCAACAATTCCTGGTCACCATCTCAAGTTGACTCCCGAGGATATATGATGATGTTTCCAAAGGCTGGCTCTTCACCTGTACGGAGTCCTTTAACTGGATTTGGTTCTAAAGGAAGTAATGAGAAGATTGTAAACAATGAGTATATGGATATGTCACCTGGTAATTCAGCTCCAAAGCACCCCGGTGATTCAAATTACATTCATAGCACTTCTGTGTCCAAAGGTTTtagttcatatttttctttgcccAGAAGCTTTAAGGCGTTATCAGGACAAAATGGTGACCACAGTGAATATGTTCCAATGTCTTCACCTGGAAAACTCTTGTATGGTGGACCAGAAAATGTAAAAGGGGTGAGCAGTGAGACTCTGGCTAATGGCATCTCTAAATTGCCAGCGTTGAAAGGTTCAGATGAAGGACTTGTGCAGAACAGGGCCACCAGGCCCACACGCCTGCCCCTGGGTACGAGGGGGAGTAATACCATCCCCAGAATGTATGACCGTACAGTTCCACCTGAGCCAGCGAGTCCCGGTGAATAcataaatattgattttaacGAAAAGGCAAGTAACACACCCTATTCCTTATCTGCAGAAGGATCACCATCATCTCTGGGCTCAAGTAGTGATCACAGGCAGTCACCGCTCTCCGATTACATGAGCGTTGACTTGGATGTACAGTCACCGAAAGTAGCAAAGGAACTGTCAAACTCTCTGACAGATATTTCAATTTATGCAAGTTCCAGTATTCCTAGAAACCAACCAAACCCTGACTACGCCAGGCTCTCATTTGGTACTGCTTGTGTCAGCACCACGAGTAACAGGACTGATGACTACACCGAGATGACGTTCAACATGGCAGCAACACCACCTCGGCCGTTTGCCACCGAATCTGACAACAGTGTGAAGATGGATAGTCCTTCTTCCATCGTTAATAGACTCTGCATTGTTGATCGATATGCTGGCAGCAGTAGCTTCTCCGTTCCTGGCTCTGACCCTCCTATGGGACCGAAAGTGATTCGAGCTGACCCTCAAGGCAGGAGGAGACACAGTTCTGAAACATTCTCTTCTGCTGGGACTGTGACGACCTCGTCCTCTTTCTTTACTGATAGTAGCAAAagacacagctctgcctcaTTTGACAACGTTTGGTTAAAACCggatgaaaacatttctgatgGTCAGGAAAGCAAAATGTCCAGGGATACCTCAACTGGATTTCAGAATGGCTTAAACTACATCGCTCTGAATTTACGCGATGACCCCATAAGCTGTGAGGCAAGTACTACAACGCCAGCTTGCCATCTCCAGAATGGTACTTCAGGTTTGGACAGTGGAGCTTACGTAAGCATAGACTTCAGCAGATCTGATGGTCTGAAGTGTAACGCTGCAAGAAAAG